The following coding sequences are from one Hippopotamus amphibius kiboko isolate mHipAmp2 chromosome 9, mHipAmp2.hap2, whole genome shotgun sequence window:
- the B3GNT6 gene encoding acetylgalactosaminyl-O-glycosyl-glycoprotein beta-1,3-N-acetylglucosaminyltransferase, giving the protein MAILCRRSVKPKTLTCLLVALSFLGLHLWFPKAPGSQLERMSDGSPQVARVTPAAAPLSSPAPPCVANASANATADFEQLPARIQDFLRFRHCRHFPLLWDAPAKCTGSRGAFLLLAVKSSPANYERRELIRRTWGQERSYGGRAVRRLFLLGTAAPEDAERAERLAALVALEAREHGDVLQWAFADTFLNLTLKHVHLLDWLEARCPHARFLLSGDDDVFVHTANVLRFLQAQPPHHHLFAGQLMSGSVPIRDSWSKYFVPAQLFPGPAYPVYCSGGGFLLSSHTIQALRQAARHTPLFPIDDAYMGMCLERAGLAPSGHEGIRPFGVQLPGAQQPSFDPCMYRELLLVHRFAPFEMLLMWKALHDPGLSCARGHRVS; this is encoded by the coding sequence ATGGCTATTCTCTGCCGCAGGTCCGTGAAACCCAAGACCCTGACCTGCCTTCTAGTGGCTTTGAGTTTCTTGGGCCTGCATTTGTGGTTCCCCAAAGCCCCCGGGTCCCAGCTAGAGAGGATGTCGGATGGCTCCCCGCAGGTTGCCCGTGTGACCCCCGCTGCCGCGCCACTGTCCAGCCCTGCGCCTCCGTGCGTGGCCAACGCCTCGGCGAACGCCACGGCCGACTTCGAGCAGCTGCCAGCGCGCATCCAAGACTTCCTACGGTTCCGCCACTGCCGCCACTTCCCATTGCTCTGGGATGCGCCGGCCAAGTGTACGGGCAGCCGCGGGGCCTTCCTGCTGCTGGCCGTGAAGTCGTCGCCGGCCAACTACGAGCGGCGCGAGCTCATCCGCCGCACGTGGGGGCAGGAGCGCAGCTACGGCGGGCGGGCCGTGCGCCGCCTCTTCCTGCTGGGCACCGCCGCGCCCGAGGACGCCGAGCGCGCTGAGCGGCTAGCGGCGCTGGTGGCGCTGGAGGCGCGCGAGCACGGCGACGTGCTGCAGTGGGCCTTCGCCGACACCTTCCTCAACCTCACGCTCAAGCACGTGCACCTGCTCGACTGGCTGGAGGCCCGCTGCCCGCACGCGCGCTTCCTGCTCAGCGGCGACGACGACGTCTTTGTGCACACAGCCAACGTGCTCCGCTTCCTGCAGGCGCAGCCGCCCCACCACCACCTCTTTGCCGGGCAGCTCATGAGCGGCTCCGTGCCCATCCGCGACAGCTGGAGCAAGTACTTTGTGCCGGCGCAGCTCTTCCCCGGGCCGGCCTACCCGGTGTACTGCAGCGGCGGCGGCTTCCTCCTGTCCAGCCACACGATCCAGGCCCTGCGTCAAGCCGCCCGCCACACCCCGCTCTTCCCCATCGACGACGCCTACATGGGCATGTGTCTGGAGCGCGCCGGCCTGGCGCCCAGCGGCCACGAGGGCATCCGGCCTTTCGGCGTGCAGCTGCCAGGCGCCCAGCAGCCCTCCTTCGACCCCTGCATGTACCGCGAGCTGCTGCTCGTGCACCGCTTCGCGCCCTTTGAGATGCTGCTCATGTGGAAGGCGCTGCACGACCCCGGGCTGAGCTGTGCCCGGGGGCACAGGGTCTCCTGA